GTGCTGCAACGGCTCATGGCGGACGAGCGCGATGCCCTGACCGTCCTGCATTGCCGCAACGCCATTGGCCGCGGCGTCGGCGGCCCGCGCTTCCGGCGCGCGCTCAAGCATGTGCAGACCAAAGGCCAGCAACCAGACCAATCAGACGACTAACACCCTCTGATCCGCCTCTGGTCTTGGCCGGCGCGATTGTGTATGCGCAAGCGCATGAGCCAGATCCTGACCCTCCGCCGCCCCGACGATTGGCACCTGCATCTGCGCGATGGCGCGATGCTGCGCGCCGTCCTGCCTGAAACCACGCGGCATTTTGCGCGCGCCATCGTGATGCCCAATCTGGTGCCGCCAGTGGTCACGGCGCAGGATGCCGCCGCCTACCGCGCGCGGATCATGGCCGCGATGCCCGAGGGCGCGGAGTTCACCCCGCTGATGACCCTTTACCTCACCGAAAACACCGACCCCGAGGATGTGGCCGCCGCCCATGCCAGCGGGCTTGTGACGGCGGTCAAACTTTACCCCGCCGGTGCCACCACCAATTCCGCAAGCGGTGTGCGCGATTTTGACAAAGTGCGCGCCGTGCTCGAGAAAATGGCCGAAATCGGCCTGCCGCTCTGCGTGCATGGCGAGGTGACGGACCCCAGCGTTGACATCTTTGACCGCGAGGCGGTCTTTATCGACCGTGTGCTCGATCCCGTGCGCCGCGCCACCCCCGGTTTGCGCGTGGTGATGGAACATATCACCACCGCCAATGGCGTGGACTACGTGCGCGCCCATGACCGCGATCTTGGGGCCACGATCACCACCCATCACCTTGTGATCAACCGCAACCATATCCTCGTGGGCGGGATCAAGCCGCATTACTACTGCCTGCCCGTGGCCAAGCGCGAAGAGCACCGCCTTGCCCTGCGCGCCGCCGCGACCTCTGGCGATGCGCGCTTTTTCCTGGGCACCGACAGCGCGCCGCATATCGACCCGCTCAAGGAAAGCGCCTGTGGCTGCGCGGGCTGTTTCACCGCCACCAACACGATGTCCATCCTTGCGCATGTGTTCGAAGAAGAGGGCGCGCTTGCGCAGCTTGAGGCCTTTACATCCCTCAACGGCCCTGCCTTCTATGGCCTGCCCGCCAATGAGACCACGCTGACCCTGACCAAAGGCGATCCGGTCACATACCCCCAAAAGATCGACACCGCCGACGGGCCCGTCACCGTCTTTGACCCCGGATTCCCGCTCGACTGGCACGCCACTTAAGGAGCGAGGGGGCTAAGGCTTGCTGGCGCGGCGCTCCGGGGCCTCGGCACCGCCCCCTCCCAAGGCCAGCAACGATTTCTTAACCCTGCCATGGTTCTCTGAAGCCATGTCCAATTACATCCGCCCCCAGATTGCCGGGGCCTGCGTCTTTTTCACCGTGACGCTCGCCAACCGACACTCACAGCTGCTCACCCGCGAAATCGCAGCTTTGCGCGCGGCGGTCCGGCGCACCAAAGCCGAACGGCCCTTTGCGATTGACGCTTGGGTTGTGCTGCCCGACCATATGCACTGTGTCTGGACCCTGCCGGACGGTGATAGGGATTTCTCGACCCGCTGGAGCGTGATCAAAGCCCGGTTCTCGCGCGCCATGCCCCCCACACCGCGCCGCCCCAGCCACGCAGCCCGGCGCGAACATGGCATCTGGCAGCGGCGGTTCTGGGAACATCATCTCCGCAGCGAAGCGGACAAAACCGCCGCAATCCGCTATTGCTGGATCAACCCGGTCAAACATGGGTTGGCCGACCGCCCCGAGGCTTGGCCCTATTCCTCGATCCACCGCGACGGCCCCGCCGATTGGCCCTAGGATGCGCCGTCATCACCACTGGCACCAACCCCGTAGGATGCGCATTCATTGTGCTCCATCACCACACGCTCCCGTAGGGTGCGCATTCATTGCGCACCAATGGCACCGCCGCAAACCCCCGACCCCGCGCATGTGGTCCCTCTGGCGGAACGGTGCGCAATGAATGCGCACCCTACGGGGTCCGATGCCCATTTTGCTCCGCTACGCCGGACCGTTCATAACCCCCTCAAACTCCCGCCATTCCCCCTTGCTCATGCCCGAGGTCTCTTGCGTCACGACCTCGCCTTTCAGCATCCGCCGCACGCACTCCAGCGCGGGGGCAGACAAATTCGCCCCGCCCATGCGGTAATCCTCGAACGCCTTATAGGCATAGGGCACCCAATCGGCCACAAGGCGGCAAATCTCCTCGGCATAGACCCGGATTTCATATTGCGCATGGGCATCCGCGCGCAGGCGCAGGAAATGCAAAAGGTTGTGCAGATCCACCTTCCAATACCATTGCGTATAGATATTGGCGGGCAGGTTCATCCGCGCCAATTCCCGCGCCAGCCCCTGCTGGCCCTCTTGCGAAATCATGCCCTCGTAATGGTCATAGCAGCGCATCGCATCCTCGGTCAGGATGCGCAACACGCGCTGCGCCTCCTCGCCCTCAAGCGCGGCCCCCCGCCCCTGATTGTTGGTGGTCGATTGCGCCGCCAGCATATCGGGCGCGGGAATGTAGAACTCACGATCCAATATCGAATAGCGCGCGGAATATTCATTCACATTGGCGGTGCGATGCCGGATCCACTGCCGCGCCACGAATACCGGCAGTTTCACATGCAGCTTCAATTCGCACATCTCGAACGGCGTCGAATGCCAGTGCCGCATGAGATAGCGAATAAGCCCCTCATCATTCTGCACATGTTTGGTGCCCGCGCCATAACTCACGCGCGCCGCCTGCACGATGGCGGCATCATCACCCATATAGTCGATCACCCGGACAAAGCCGTGATCAAGCACCGGATAGGCGGTGTAGAGATGCTGTTCCATCCCCGCCGCCGTGGCGCGCAGGGTGCTATGGCTCTGAGCGCGCTGCGCGTCGATTTCGGCCTTTTGGTCAGGAGAGAGGGGCATGGCGAGGCCTTTCATCACAAGAACGAGTCGGAGATCACTATATCTTGGGGATACCCCCCACGCAAAGCCCATATCGGGTGTTTGCCCATGCGCCACAGCACAGCAGTTTTTGCAATCCGCAGATGTATCGGGAATTGACTTTTAAATGCAATGGCCTGAGGCTGACCGCAAAACAAACAATAAACATATATTGAGGGCAGTCTCATCATGAAACACATCGTGGCAGGCCTGATGGCCGCTGCCCTGTTGGGCGGCTGTGGGGGTGGCGGATCGTCCAACCCGTTCGACGGTCGAGGCGAAGACGACGACACCACCACACCGCCCCCTGCGGGCAGCAGCGTGCCGGCCGAAATCGCACAGGATGTAACCGGGGTCGCATTCGATCCCGTGACCCAGACACTGACCGTCGAAGGGCTTTCTTTTGACGGCACGACTGACCCGGTTACCTATAACCGCGCCGCAGCGCTCGACGTGCCGGGCTATCAAGCCTACACAATCCAGCAAGACGGCGCATCCCGCCACAGCACCGCCTTTGCCGCCCAAAGCCAGACCTCGGGTGCCGTGACTGCCGGGGTTGCCGCCACCGGCGGGCCGCGCAACCGCTTCTTTACTGGGGCCTTCTTTGAGAGAACCGGCAGTTACACCCAGCCGACAAGTGGCGAGGTGGTCTATACTGGCCGCTATGTTGGCATAACCAACCTTGACTCCCAAGGGGGCGACTTGCTGCCACCCCCCGCCGGACTTGCCCCGGAACTGATCCCCACCCAGGCCGCATCGACCCAAGGCGATGTGGTGCTGCGCGCGAATTTCGGGGATCGCCAGATCGAGGGCAATATCATCAACCGGCGCCTCTCCGAAACACCGGGTGGCGTCGTGATTGATTTGCCGTCGCTCGTTCTGATCAACGCAGAGATCACCGAGGGCGGCACGTTCAGTGGCACGGTTGAATACGATCAATCCGCCTTTCCCGCCGACCGTGTGACCGGCACCAGTATTGGTTCTTCCGCCGGCGTATTTGGCGGCACCGGCGCAACAGAAGTTGCTGGCGGGATCAAACTCAACGAATTCGACGGGCCGGGCAATCCGCTCGGACTGAACAACGAACTGGAAACCGGAATCTTCGTGCTTGATCGCTAGAGGCGGCGGGATGACCGCAACTCTGAACACCAAGGCGCAGACAGGCTTCGCACTCAGACCGCGTCATATCCGGCACATGCTGCGCGCGGGGGTCTTTCTCTCGGCGCTCGGTCTGGCAGGGATTGGCGCGGCAACGCCGGCCAACCTCACCCTCGCCCAGGCCGACGCCTTGGCCGCTCAGGCGCTGGGCGCAGGCCAGCCTCGCCTTGCCTATGACCTCAGCAAAGGCCTCTTGCAGGCCGACCGCCGCAATCCCCGCGCGCATTATTATCAGGCTTTGGCGCTCTCGCAGGCCAAGGCCTATGGCGCGGCGGAAAAGAAAGCGGCTCTTGCCTATTGGCACGCCAAAACGGATGAGCAGCGCTTTCAGGCCGCCAATCTCGCGGCCCAGCTCAGCTTTGCCGATGACAGGTTCACCGGCTCGCAATTCTGGCTGCGCCGCGCGGTTGATCACGCCCCCGATGAGGTGGCCCGCGCCCAGACCGTCACCGCCTTTCAGAACGTGCGCGCGCGCAATCCGCTGCGGTTCGACTTTCGCTTTTCCACCACGCCCTCGGACAATGTGAACAACGGCGCCAACAGCCCGCTCAACGTGATCGACGGCGTGCCGGTGGTGGGCACACTCAGCCCCTCGGCCCAGGCGCTCTCGGGCTTTGTCACCACCGCACAGGCCGCCCTCTCCTATCGCCTGAGCAAGAGCGAGACCCACGAGACGCGGCTTCGTGGCCGGGTCAACGCGCGGCGGGTCGATATCTCAGACCCGGTGCCGGGGCTCAGCGGTGATGATCTGTCCTCCACCGTGCTGGAACTGGGTCTCAGCCAGTATCTGCGCGGCACCTCCGAGGCCGTGACCTGGAAATTCGACCTCGACGGCGGGCGCGTCTGGTATGGGGGGGATCCGCTCTATGATTTTGCGCGGGTCGGGGTCACGCGGCATCAGCGCCTAGGCGCGCGCCTGCAACTCAGTTTCGGGGCCAGCTTCGAGGATCAACTCTACGAGAGCCCGCGCGGGGCCGACAGCACCGTCGCCACCGGCTTTGCCGGTCTGGGCGTCAACCTGACGGGGGGCGGTCAGATCGGATTTCAGGTGCAGTATCGCGACACTGACAGCAATGGCGTCAACCGCGCCTCGGATCAATGGACCGGTATCGCCAGCTATCAGATGGGCCGCGCCCTTGGCCCCGCAAACCTCGAATTCTCGCTTGGCATCAGCCAGTTGGATTATTCCAGCTATCAGGTTGGGTTCATCGTCGTGCCGGGCGGGCGTGATGACACTTCGGTGTTCGGTGGGGTCACGGCCACGTTCAACGACTGGGGCTACATGGGCTTTGTGCCCACCCTCTCCGTGACCACCGAACGCAGCGAATCCAACATCAGCCGTTTCGATGTCGAGGAAACCTCGATCACGCTCGGGATCCGGTCCGAGTTTTAGCGCCCAGCCCATCCCAGATTGCCCTCGACACCGGCGCGCGGGCCACTATCCTCCAACCCATTGCAATCACGGAGGATGACCATGCGCATCAAATACCTGCACACGATGGTCCGGGTCAAAGACCTTGAGGCGACACAACAGTTCTTTGCCCTTCTCGGGCTCAAGGAAACCCGCCGTTGGGATAATGAGGGCGGGCGCTTTACGCTCGTGTTCATGGCCCCCGAAGGACAAGAGGACTGCCCGGTCGAACTGACCTATAATTGGGATGGCGACGAGGGCCTGCCCTCGGACAGCCGGCATTTCGGCCATCTTGCCTATGCAACCAGCAATATCTATGACCTCTGCCAGCACCTGATGGACAATGGCGTCACCATCAACCGCCCCCCGCGCGACGGGCGCATGGCCTTTGTGCGCAGCCCCGACAATATCTCGGTCGAGCTTTTGCAAGAGGGCGACGCCCTGCCCCCGGCAGAGCCATGGGCCAGCATGGAGAATATCGGCCATTGGTAAGGCTCGCGGCCTGTCTTCTGGCCGCAAGCCTTGCGGCACCGGCGCAGGGTGCGTGCCGCCTTGCGCTGGTGCTCGCGCTTGATGTGTCCTCGTCGGTCGATGACGCGGAATATGGGCTGCAGCGGGTCGGGCTTGCCTCGGCGCTGAACGCGCCTGACATCCGCGAGGCCATCCTGCGCGGCGGGTCGGGCGATGTGGCGCTGGCGGTCTATGAGTGGAGCGGCCGCTTTCAGGACAAGCTGCATCTCGATTGGACGTTCTTGCGCAACGATGCCGACATCACCGGCGCAGTGGCGGTGCTGGCGGGCATGCAGCGCTCGACCAGCGATTATCCCACCGGCCTTGGCTCGGCGTTGGGCTATGGGGCGGCTCTCATGGCGCGCGGCCCCCGCTGCGATCGTCAGGTGATCGACGTCTCGGGCGACGGGGTCAACAATCAGGGCTTCGGCCCGGATCTGGCCTACAAACATTTCCCCTTTGACAACATCACTGTGAATGGTCTGGTCATCGAAGGGCACGATCAGCAGGTCACGCAATACTACCGCCGCGAGGTGCTGCGTGGTCCGGGGGCTTTTCTCGAAATCGCCCAAGGGTTCGAGGATTTCGAGCGCGCCATGTCGCGCAAACTCTACCGCGAAATCAACGATCTCATGCTGGGTGCCCTGCCCCATCCCACGCCCCACACCCTACCTCAATAGATATAGCGGATCTGATCGGTCCAATAGCGCTCGACCCGCCGCAACGAGGCGGTGATCTGGTCAATCCCATCGGGGCCCAGCACGCCGCGCCCCTCCAGCCCCTCGGCATGCCGCGCAAAAAGATCGCCGACAAGATCGCGGATCGTGCGCCCCTTTTCGGTCAGTCGCACCCGCACAGACCGGCGATCCGCCTCGCAACGCTGGTGGTGCATATAGCCCATATCCACCAGCTTCTTGAGGTTGTAACTGACATTGCTGCCCTGATAATAGCCGCGCGTCTTCAGCTCACCGGCTGTCACCTCGTGGTCACCGATATTGAACAGCAACAGCGCCTGCACCGCGTTGATTTCCAACACGCCGACGCGCTCGAACTCGTCCTTGATGACATCCAGCAAAAGCCGGTGCAAACGCTCCACCAGCGATAGCGCGTCTAGGTAGCTGCTGATAAAGGCACTTTGGACAGCGCTCGTCGTCAGGGGGCTGTGATAGCTCATGTCGGTCTCCATGCGATACTGCTCGCTGGGGACCATCTGGCAAAAACCCGAACATTCGGTAAATCGCGGCCAAACCACCTAAAATGCGATCTACTTTCCCCCGCTGGCCTCTGCCGCGATCTCTGCCACCAAGGGGGCGAACTGCGCCGGTGGCGCGGCTTGGCCCGTGACCCATTGATAAAGATCCTGATCGTTTTCGCACAACAGCGCATCAAACCCGTCAAGTGCGGCCGCATCCATCGCCCCCAGCCGCGCCTCGGCATAGCGGCTCAGGATAATGTCCATTTCCTTGATCCCCCGGCGCATGGCCCGCATCCGCAGGCGCTTGATCCGGTGGGCGGGCGGCTCGTCGGCGGCGCCGGGCGCCTCTACAGGCGTGTCACTCACCGGCCTCCTCCCGCAATTTGGCGCGCAGCGTCTTTTCCAGCCGCCCCAGACGGTCGGTCGCGCGGGTCATCTGCGCACGGATGTCGCGGATCTCGGTCAGCATATCCATCACATCGCGCGACAGCTCGCCCATCTCGGGCGCGCCCGGCCCCTCGCCCTCACCCGACAACAGCCACAAAAGCGAGACATTGAGCATCCCCGCCATCATCGACAGCTTGTTGGCCCGTGGCTCCGACAGGTCATTCTCCCACGCCTTCAGCGTCTTGAGCTTGACGCCCAGCCGCTTCGCCAGATCAGACTGGCTCATGCCAGAGCGCTCGCGCGCGCCGGTCACACGGTCGCCAAAGGTGGTGGCATCGGGATCGAACCAGCCGTCGGTGTTGTCTGCGGTCATCGTCTTCCTTTCCAGTGATCGTGCTTGATCATGCACTGAGCGCACCCTAAGACATTCCATGAGTGAATTCAAACCGGAGCCGGTCATGTCCCGCCTTTCCGCGACATTGTCGCGTGTCAAACCCTCGCCCACCATCGCCGTGACCACCAAGGCACAGGAACTCAAGGCAGCCGGGCGCGACGTGATCGGGCTGGGGGCTGGAGAGCCGGATTTCGCCACGCCCGCACATATCCGCGCCGCGGGCATCCGCGCCATCGAAGAGGGCAAGACCAAATACACCGCCGTTGACGGTATCCCGGAATTGAAGGCCGCAATCTGCGCCAAGTTCAAGCGCGACAACGGGCTCGACTATGTGCCAGCCCAGGTCAGCGTCGCATCAGGCGGCAAGCAAATCCTCTACAATGCCCTCATGGCCACGCTCAATCCCGGCGACGAGGTGCTGATCCCCGCGCCCTATTGGGTCAGCTACCCCGACATGGTGCTCTTGGCAGGCGGCGAGCCGGTGATTGCCCCTGCGGGCATCGAAACCGGGTTCAAACTGACGCCAGAGGCGCTCGAGGCCGCGATCACACCCAAAACCCGTTGGTTCATCTTCAACTCGCCCAGCAACCCCACCGGGGCAGGCTATACCTGGGATGAATTGAAGGATCTGACCGACGTTTTGATGCGTCATCCCCATGTCTGGATCATGACCGACGATATGTATGAGCATCTCGCCTATGACGGCTTTGAATTCTGCACCCCCGCTCAGGTGGAACCAGCGCTTTATGATCGAACGCTGACCTGCAATGGTGTCTCCAAGGCCTATTGCATGACCGGCTGGCGGATTGGCTATGCGGCAGGTCCGCAAGACCTGATTGGGGCCATGCGCAAGATCCAGTCGCAGAGCACGTCGAACCCCTGCACCATCAGCCAATGGGCGGCGGTCGAGGCGCTGAACGGCAGCCATGATTTCATCGCCGAGAACAACGCCGTCTTTGCCCGCCGCCGTGATCTGGTGGTGGCGATGCTCAATGAGATCGAGGGCATGGAATGCCCCACCCCCAACGGGGCCTTTTACGTCTATCCCTCCATTGCCGGGCTGATCGGCAAGACCAGCGCGGGCGGGGCCAAGATCGCCGATGACGAGGCCTTTGCCACGGCCCTTCTGGAGGAAACCGGCGTCGCCGTGGTGTTCGGCGCAGCCTTTGGGCTATCCCCGAATTTCCGGATCAGCTATGCAACCTCTGATGACGCGCTGAAAGAGGCATGCACGCGGATTCAGACGTTCTGTAAAGGGCTGACATGACCACAGGCAAGATAACCGCAAACCTGCCCAGCCGGGATTTCGATGCAACCGAGCGCTTTTACGCGATGCTCGGCTTTCAGACCGAATTCCGCAATGCAGGCTGGATGATCCTGAGCCGGGAGGGCATGACGGTCGAGTTTTTCCCGCATCCCGATCTGAACCCCGGCACCAGTTGCTTTTCCGCCTGCCTGCGTCTGCCCGAGATTGACAGCCTGCATGCCGAATGGCGCGGCGCCACGGATCTGCCCGACACGCGCAACGCCATCCCGCGATTGACCGATCCTTTCACCCTTGCGAATGCGCCCCGAATGTTTGCGCTGGTCGATCCCGACGGTTCGCTCTGGCGCGTTCTGGAAAGTGCCTGACCATGGCGGGTGATCTGCCGGAATATTACTTCAGGGTCCGTGAAAACGGTGCCTTCGTGTTCCGGGTTGATACCGAGAACCGGCAGCGCCGGATCGAGATGGAACAGATCGCCACCGTCAACATCCGCAAATCCGAAATCAAGCCGCATGGCGAACGTGCCCTGACCGACGCCGACAGTGCCGCCATCACAGCGTGGATGGAGGAACGGCTGAAACTGGTCGAATATCGCGACATCGACGATATCCTGCGCGCGGTGGATTACCTCAACACCACGACCCATTGGGTGCAGTCCAAGGCGACCGATGACCAGCTTGAACAGGTGACGGATTCGCTTCTCTTGGCGATGCATGACCTGCGCTCTGTGCTGGTGCGCAAAAAGGCGGATCGGCTGCTGAAAGAATAGTGAGGCGGCAGAAGTGTCATAGCGCCAAGGGCTGCCATACCCCCGCGCGGAGTCAAGGCGCGGCACGCGCCGCCGCGCTATCGCTGGGCCGTCCCGCGGCCTAGCGATTTTGAGAAGGTGCGCAATTCTGATATGTCATACGGGCTTTGCTGGCATAAAGTGGCAACCACTTGCGTTGCTTCGCTAGTCCCCGGCCTAGCGATAGCGCGGCGCGTTACCGATACCTCAAGCCCCCCTCACCGCGAGCAGCTTGCCCCGCCCAGCACGCAGAACTTGGCGCAATGCGGATGGTTCAGCGCCACGTCGCGCTCGGCCTCGGCCAGCGTTTCGCCCAACTCGAACTCGGGCGCATAAGGCAGCAGCGTGCAGGCCACCACCGCAGGCCGCGCCGCCCCCCGGCGCTTGACCACCATACGCGACGAGGCGCACATGGTATCCTCGGGCCGCTTATCCAGAATATCCCAACAGGCCGTGGTGATTTCGGGCACTTCGGCCCCCTCGTCCATCTCGGGGAAAAGCACGGTGGCACCCGGATCATAGGCGTCAATCTCAAACCCGTGCTCCGCATAAAACGCCGCATACCCCGCACGAGACTGCGCCTCGCTCTCGCCCCAGACGGTGCGCCCAGCCACGGTCATGCGAATGCCATTGTCACGCAACCAGCACATGCCCTCCAGCGTCTTGGCAAAGGCCCCCGCGCCGCGCTCTTCGTCATGCAAAGCCTCCGACCAGTGGTCGACCGAAATCCGCAAGGTCAGCTTCTCGCCCCAGGTCTTCCCCAGATCAAGCAGCCCTGCGCGCATCGTCTTGCGCATCATCGGGCGCATGGCATTCGTCAGGATCAACACCTCGAACCCCGCCTCCAGCGCCGCCCGCGCCATGCCGATCATCTCGGGATT
The nucleotide sequence above comes from Roseovarius mucosus. Encoded proteins:
- the thyX gene encoding FAD-dependent thymidylate synthase, translated to MPLSPDQKAEIDAQRAQSHSTLRATAAGMEQHLYTAYPVLDHGFVRVIDYMGDDAAIVQAARVSYGAGTKHVQNDEGLIRYLMRHWHSTPFEMCELKLHVKLPVFVARQWIRHRTANVNEYSARYSILDREFYIPAPDMLAAQSTTNNQGRGAALEGEEAQRVLRILTEDAMRCYDHYEGMISQEGQQGLARELARMNLPANIYTQWYWKVDLHNLLHFLRLRADAHAQYEIRVYAEEICRLVADWVPYAYKAFEDYRMGGANLSAPALECVRRMLKGEVVTQETSGMSKGEWREFEGVMNGPA
- a CDS encoding VOC family protein; the encoded protein is MRIKYLHTMVRVKDLEATQQFFALLGLKETRRWDNEGGRFTLVFMAPEGQEDCPVELTYNWDGDEGLPSDSRHFGHLAYATSNIYDLCQHLMDNGVTINRPPRDGRMAFVRSPDNISVELLQEGDALPPAEPWASMENIGHW
- a CDS encoding bleomycin resistance protein, encoding MTTGKITANLPSRDFDATERFYAMLGFQTEFRNAGWMILSREGMTVEFFPHPDLNPGTSCFSACLRLPEIDSLHAEWRGATDLPDTRNAIPRLTDPFTLANAPRMFALVDPDGSLWRVLESA
- a CDS encoding MarR family winged helix-turn-helix transcriptional regulator; amino-acid sequence: MSYHSPLTTSAVQSAFISSYLDALSLVERLHRLLLDVIKDEFERVGVLEINAVQALLLFNIGDHEVTAGELKTRGYYQGSNVSYNLKKLVDMGYMHHQRCEADRRSVRVRLTEKGRTIRDLVGDLFARHAEGLEGRGVLGPDGIDQITASLRRVERYWTDQIRYIY
- a CDS encoding helix-turn-helix domain-containing protein yields the protein MTADNTDGWFDPDATTFGDRVTGARERSGMSQSDLAKRLGVKLKTLKAWENDLSEPRANKLSMMAGMLNVSLLWLLSGEGEGPGAPEMGELSRDVMDMLTEIRDIRAQMTRATDRLGRLEKTLRAKLREEAGE
- a CDS encoding REP-associated tyrosine transposase, translating into MSNYIRPQIAGACVFFTVTLANRHSQLLTREIAALRAAVRRTKAERPFAIDAWVVLPDHMHCVWTLPDGDRDFSTRWSVIKARFSRAMPPTPRRPSHAARREHGIWQRRFWEHHLRSEADKTAAIRYCWINPVKHGLADRPEAWPYSSIHRDGPADWP
- a CDS encoding radical SAM protein, with protein sequence MKDSVTGPANQGKFQDPARTAKGDVRASVALSHPETLWFNTGTLCNIECRNCYILSSPSNDALVYISESEVRDYLGQVRARGWPLREIAFTGGEPFMNPEMIGMARAALEAGFEVLILTNAMRPMMRKTMRAGLLDLGKTWGEKLTLRISVDHWSEALHDEERGAGAFAKTLEGMCWLRDNGIRMTVAGRTVWGESEAQSRAGYAAFYAEHGFEIDAYDPGATVLFPEMDEGAEVPEITTACWDILDKRPEDTMCASSRMVVKRRGAARPAVVACTLLPYAPEFELGETLAEAERDVALNHPHCAKFCVLGGASCSR
- a CDS encoding succinate dehydrogenase assembly factor 2, which gives rise to MSDTPVEAPGAADEPPAHRIKRLRMRAMRRGIKEMDIILSRYAEARLGAMDAAALDGFDALLCENDQDLYQWVTGQAAPPAQFAPLVAEIAAEASGGK
- a CDS encoding transferrin-binding protein-like solute binding protein, whose protein sequence is MKHIVAGLMAAALLGGCGGGGSSNPFDGRGEDDDTTTPPPAGSSVPAEIAQDVTGVAFDPVTQTLTVEGLSFDGTTDPVTYNRAAALDVPGYQAYTIQQDGASRHSTAFAAQSQTSGAVTAGVAATGGPRNRFFTGAFFERTGSYTQPTSGEVVYTGRYVGITNLDSQGGDLLPPPAGLAPELIPTQAASTQGDVVLRANFGDRQIEGNIINRRLSETPGGVVIDLPSLVLINAEITEGGTFSGTVEYDQSAFPADRVTGTSIGSSAGVFGGTGATEVAGGIKLNEFDGPGNPLGLNNELETGIFVLDR
- a CDS encoding DUF1194 domain-containing protein — its product is MGQHGEYRPLVRLAACLLAASLAAPAQGACRLALVLALDVSSSVDDAEYGLQRVGLASALNAPDIREAILRGGSGDVALAVYEWSGRFQDKLHLDWTFLRNDADITGAVAVLAGMQRSTSDYPTGLGSALGYGAALMARGPRCDRQVIDVSGDGVNNQGFGPDLAYKHFPFDNITVNGLVIEGHDQQVTQYYRREVLRGPGAFLEIAQGFEDFERAMSRKLYREINDLMLGALPHPTPHTLPQ
- the pyrC gene encoding dihydroorotase; amino-acid sequence: MSQILTLRRPDDWHLHLRDGAMLRAVLPETTRHFARAIVMPNLVPPVVTAQDAAAYRARIMAAMPEGAEFTPLMTLYLTENTDPEDVAAAHASGLVTAVKLYPAGATTNSASGVRDFDKVRAVLEKMAEIGLPLCVHGEVTDPSVDIFDREAVFIDRVLDPVRRATPGLRVVMEHITTANGVDYVRAHDRDLGATITTHHLVINRNHILVGGIKPHYYCLPVAKREEHRLALRAAATSGDARFFLGTDSAPHIDPLKESACGCAGCFTATNTMSILAHVFEEEGALAQLEAFTSLNGPAFYGLPANETTLTLTKGDPVTYPQKIDTADGPVTVFDPGFPLDWHAT
- a CDS encoding pyridoxal phosphate-dependent aminotransferase codes for the protein MSRLSATLSRVKPSPTIAVTTKAQELKAAGRDVIGLGAGEPDFATPAHIRAAGIRAIEEGKTKYTAVDGIPELKAAICAKFKRDNGLDYVPAQVSVASGGKQILYNALMATLNPGDEVLIPAPYWVSYPDMVLLAGGEPVIAPAGIETGFKLTPEALEAAITPKTRWFIFNSPSNPTGAGYTWDELKDLTDVLMRHPHVWIMTDDMYEHLAYDGFEFCTPAQVEPALYDRTLTCNGVSKAYCMTGWRIGYAAGPQDLIGAMRKIQSQSTSNPCTISQWAAVEALNGSHDFIAENNAVFARRRDLVVAMLNEIEGMECPTPNGAFYVYPSIAGLIGKTSAGGAKIADDEAFATALLEETGVAVVFGAAFGLSPNFRISYATSDDALKEACTRIQTFCKGLT